In one window of Nothobranchius furzeri strain GRZ-AD chromosome 11, NfurGRZ-RIMD1, whole genome shotgun sequence DNA:
- the LOC129163671 gene encoding excitatory amino acid transporter 3 encodes MIMVEPAAERKWRAFTSYVKENNLIVASLVAVVLGIVLGVVLKTYVILTDEQQEYIKFPGEILMRMLQFVSVPLITTSVTLGVAGLSINTSRHIALRATLYFTITTLVAVTIGLILAVIIRPGAVNNLGQDITGSNTDFSTIDALLDLGRNMVPPDFLQACFQQYQTDKPQVFEGSNSSQNYTADVPRGHYVDGANTLGLIAFAFVLGLAINSLKKKKENVLVLVAKAINDITKAAVNLILRFLPVGVFFMITTHVLEVRDWQTTENLGKFIAVVLTGLIIHGAIVLPMIYILFTRQNPLKVIRGVSPALLTALLIASSSATLPHTLRCCLENNKIDGRIVRFMLPIGTNVNMDGSALYEAAATVFIAQLSHIYLDVTQLFTIGLAAAIASVGAAGIPATGAVTTLFVLTAVGLPVRDAALLVVTEWLLDRFNTVINVLGDCIGVSLVHEMSRQELEKMDKEDMETGRILNKRQEMAQGEKVMGESAAPSTTK; translated from the exons ATGATTATGGTTGAACCAGCTGCAGAACGGAAATGGAGAGCGTTTACAAGTTACGTGAAGGAGAACAACCTCATAGTCGCCAGTCTGGTGGCCGTCGTCCTGG GGATCGTTCTGGGCGTCGTGTTGAAAACCTACGTCATCCTGACGGATGAACAGCAGGAGTACATCAAATTCCCAGGAGAAATTCTGATGCGGATGCTGCAGTTTGTGTCGGTTCCTCTGATCACCACGAGCGTAACGCTCG GAGTGGCCGGGCTCAGCATCAACACCTCCAGGCATATTGCTTTGCGTGCAACACTTTACTTCACCATAACCACTCTGGTAGCTGTGACCATTG GTCTGATATTGGCGGTGATCATAAGACCAGGGGCAGTAAATAACTTGGGTCAAGATATCACAGGAAGTAACACTGATTTCTCAACAATTGATGCCTTATTGGATCTGGGCAG AAACATGGTTCCGCCGGatttcctccaggcttgtttccAACAG TACCAGACCGATAAACCACAAGTGTTTGAAGGTTCCAACTCTAGCCAG AATTACACAGCAGATGTGCCGAGGGGTCACTATGTTGACGGTGCAAACACACTTGGCCTCATTGCCTTTGCCTTTGTGCTTGGACTGGCAATCAACTCtctgaaaaagaaaaaggaaaatgtaTTAGTGCTTGTTGCCAAAGCCATCAATGACATCACCAAAGCTGCCGTCAACTTGATTCTGAG ATTCTTACCAGTCGGAGTCTTTTTCATGATAACGACCCATGTCCTTGAAGTCCGCGACTGGCAAACTACGGAGAACTTGGGGAAATTCATAGCTGTGGTCCTCACTGG GCTCATAATTCATGGAGCCATCGTCCTGCCAATGATATACATCCTGTTTACGAGACAAAACCCCCTTAAGGTCATCCGGGGGGTTTCTCCtgcactgctgacggctctgcTCATCGCCTCCAG TTCTGCCACACTGCCTCACACTTTACGCTGCTGCTTGGAAAACAACAAGATTGATGGCAGAATCGTCCGCTTCATGCTGCCCATTGGGACCAACGTCAACATGGACGGGTCGGCGCTTTACGAGGCGGCCGCCACAGTTTTCATCGCACAGCTGAGTCACATCTATCTGGACGTGACTCAGTTGTTCACCATTGG TTTGGCAGCTGCCATTGCCAGCGTCGGAGCTGCAGGGATCCCAGCGACCGGAGCAGTGACCACACTCTTCGTTCTGACCGCTGTCGGCCTGCCTGTGAGGgacgctgccctcctggtggtgaCCGAGTGgctgct AGACCGATTCAACACGGTGATTAACGTGTTGGGAGACTGCATCGGCGTTTCTCTTGTCCATGAAATGTCAAGACAAGAACTGGAGAAAATGGACAAAGAGGACATGGAAACTGGAAG GATTTTAAACAAACGACAAGAAATGGCACAAGGAGAAAAAGTGATGGGGGAATCTGCCGCTCCTTCCACGACTAAATAA
- the LOC107384424 gene encoding excitatory amino acid transporter 3-like translates to MIIVEPAAERKWRAFKSYAKENILIFASLAAVVLGIVLGVVLRTYVILTDEQQEYIKFPGEILKRMLQFVSVPLITTSVTLGVAGLSINTSRHIALRATFYFTISTVVAVTIGLTLAIIIKPGAVNHLGQDVTGSNTDSSTIDALLDLGRNMVPPDVLQACFQQYQTEKPQVFAIPNSSQNYTADVPRGHYVDGANTLGLIAFAFVLGLAINSLKKKKENVLVLVAKAINDITKAAVNLILRFLPVGVFFMITTRVLEVRDWQTTVNLGKLIAVILTGLIIHGVIVLPMIYILVTRQNPLKVIRGVSPALLTALLIASSSATQPHTLSCCLENNKIDGRIVRFMLPIGTNVNMDGSALYEAAATVFIAQLSHIYLDVTQLFTIGLAAAIASVGAAGIPATGAVTTLFVLTAVGLPVRDAALLVVTEWLLDRFNTVINVLGDCIGVSLVHEMSRQELEKMDKEDMETGRTLNKPPEEPQEEKS, encoded by the exons ATGATTATTGTTGAaccagctgcggaacggaaatggagaGCGTTCAAAAGTTACGCGAAGGAGAACATCCTCATCTTCGCCAGCCTGGCGGCCGTCGTTCTGG GGATCGTTCTGGGCGTCGTGTTGAGAACCTACGTCATCCTGACGGATGAACAGCAGGAGTACATCAAATTCCCAGGAGAGATTCTGAAGCGGATGCTGCAGTTTGTGTCGGTTCCTCTGATCACCACGAGCGTAACGCTCG gAGTGGCCGGTCTCAGCATCAACACCTCCAGGCATATTGCTTTGCGTGCTACATTCTACTTCACCATAAGCACTGTGGTAGCTGTGACCATTG GTTTGACACTGGCCATAATCATAAAACCAGGGGCAGTAAATCATTTGGGTCAAGATGTCACAGGAAGTAATACTGATTCCTCAACAATTGATGCCTTATTGGATCTGGGCAG AAACATGGTTCCACCGGATGTCCTTCAGGCTTGTTTCCAGCAG TACCAGACTGAAAAACCACAAGTGTTCGCCATTCCCAACTCTAGCCAG AATTACACAGCAGACGTGCCGAGGGGTCACTATGTTGACGGTGCAAACACACTTGGCCTCATTGCCTTCGCCTTTGTGCTTGGACTGGCAATCAACTCtctgaaaaagaaaaaggaaaatgtaTTAGTGCTTGTTGCCAAAGCCATCAATGACATCACCAAAGCTGCCGTCAACTTGATTCTGAG ATTCCTGCCAGTCGGAGTCTTCTTCATGATCACAACTCGTGTCCTCGAGGTCCGCGACTGGCAAACTACGGTGAACTTGGGGAAATTGATAGCTGTCATCCTCACAGG GCTCATAATTCATGGAGTCATCGTCCTGCCCATGATCTACATCCTGGTTACGAGACAAAACCCCCTTAAGGTCATCCGGGGGGTTTCTCCTGCACTGCTGACAGCTCTGCTCATCGCCTCCAG TTCTGCCACGCAGCCTCACACCTTAAGCTGCTGCTTGGAAAACAACAAGATTGATGGCAGAATCGTCCGCTTCATGCTGCCCATTGGAACCAATGTCAACATGGACGGGTCGGCGCTTTACGAGGCGGCCGCCACAGTTTTCATCGCACAGTTGAGTCACATCTATCTGGACGTGACTCAGTTGTTCACCATTGG TTTGGCAGCTGCCATTGCCAGCGTCGGAGCTGCAGGGATCCCAGCGACTGGAGCAGTGACCACACTCTTCGTTCTGACCGCTGTCGGCCTGCCTGTGAGGgacgctgccctcctggtggtgaCCGAGTGgctgct AGACCGATTCAACACGGTGATTAACGTGTTGGGAGACTGCATCGGCGTTTCTCTTGTCCATGAAATGTCAAGACAAGAACTGGAGAAAATGGACAAAGAGGACATGGAAACTGGAAG GACTTTAAACAAACCACCAGAAGAACCACAAGAAGAAAAATCTTAG
- the tmem236 gene encoding transmembrane protein 236 gives MPSGKTLKLVLYELLQFAALIVPVFVIMERFALLIRDVRGQDVTAYWLVVSASIAYVTSVTLLAWLPLKYVILKQRRFITEITQWRPTALAYLILCTFPCFAIVIASSKIQVDCGKRYNDFSELPASLVLFSLVCVDIVERIRHCRLMGKSDNLDLDLDMSGLVLTNLQQVTTVSGQQHADEGLTQNQPETRNGITSGRQQDFTDTPSRSPISIRLPSAAYLYSSSSHRTYSGPLHVLWKKDGRSEVFVEGFMFWLDTVEMVRVAGEPSVFYSAWVFPVYVLAFLSCLQMIITPHSSLLSLAGVALQDLPFFIIRVGLIAEFGFVTPIFYPLKNVLVTLTYIYFTWLTKLRIFKRQSMF, from the exons ATGCCCTCGGGGAAGACGCTCAAGCTCGTTCTGTATGAGCTGCTGCAGTTTGCAGCACTCATTGTGCCCGTCTTTGTCATCATGGAGCGGTTCGCCCTGCTCATAAGAGACGTGAGAGGACAGGATGTGACGGCGTACTGGCTGGTGGTGTCGGCCTCTATAGCTTATGTGACCTCTGTGACCCTGCTGGCTTGGTTACCTCTCAAATACGTGATCCTGAAGCAGCGGAGGTTCATCACAGAGATCACACAGTG GAGACCTACAGCTCTGGCGTATCTCATCCTGTGTACGTTCCCGTGTTTTGCCATTGTGATAGCCAGCTCTAAG ATCCAGGTGGACTGTGGAAAACGCTACAATGATTTCTCTGAGCTGCCTGCGTCCTTGGTGCTTTTCTCTCTCGTCTGTGTGGATATCGTAGAGAGGATCCGGCATTGCAGGCTGATGGGCAAAT CTGACAATCTGGACTTGGATCTGGACATGTCGGGTCTCGTTCTCACCAACCTGCAACAGGTGACCACCGTTTCAGGCCAGCAGCATGCTGATGAAGGTCTCACCCAAAACCAGCCAGAGACTAGAAATGGTATCACCTCTGGCAGACAGCAGGATTTCACAGACACGCCCAGTCGATCGCCTATCAGCATCCGGCTTCCTAGCGCTGCCTACCTGTACTCCTCATCCTCCCATAGGACTTACTCAGGTCCTCTCCATGTTCTGTGGAAGAAAGATGGAAGGTCAGAGGTGTTTGTGGAGGGTTTCATGTTCTGGTTGGACACTGTGGAAATGGTGCGGGTAGCAGGGGAACCATCAGTCTTCTACTCAGCATGGGTCTTCCCAGTTTACGTCTTAGCTTTCCTCTCCTGCCTGCAAATGATAATAACGCCTCACAGCTCCTTGTTGTCTTTAGCTGGAGTTGCTCTGCAGGATCTTCCTTTCTTCATCATTCGGGTGGGTCTGATCGCTGAGTTTGGTTTTGTAACGCCTATATTTTATCCACTGAAAAATGTTCTGGTCACCCTGACTTACATCTACTTCACGTGGCTGACCAAGCTGAGGATTTTTAAAAGGCAGAGCATGTTTTGA